Genomic DNA from Setaria italica strain Yugu1 chromosome V, Setaria_italica_v2.0, whole genome shotgun sequence:
TGCTCGAAGCACAAGACGAATGGAGGTCCACACGAATCACGAGGCAAATCCAACCGCCCGCAGCGTCAGCCGCGTGCCGAGGCGGCCGTCCGCGCAGCGCAGCAGCAGAAAACCCTGCTAAAACCCCCGACGATttgaccccgccgccggcgcagcgaAATCACACACAACCTACTCAgacccccacgccgccgccacccccagaTCAACcacacgcgccgccgccgccatgggctCCTCCGTCAgccacgccgcgccccctcctcccccgcctcctgACTCCTACGGGCCCCCACCTCCCTTCGCGGCCGCCgaagccgccgcgccgccgaagccccatgaggaggaggtggccgagCCGAAGGTGGACTACCTCAACCTCCCGTGCCCCGTCCCCTACGAGGAGATCCAGCGCGAGGCCTTCAGTAAGTCCCTGACGCCGTCCCCTTTCCACCGCCCTCGTTTGATCTGTGCTTTCGATAGCCGCCGCAGCTGGATGGCGTATAACGATGTGATCTTCGTCGCGTGTGTTGCAGTGGCGCTGAAGCCGGACCTCTTCGAGGGCATGCGATTCGATTTCACCAAGATGATCAGCCCGTACTTCGCATTGAGCCACAGGTGCTCGACTCGGTGCCTCTCCCTATTTTTTCTGTCCTGTGAACCACTAGCTGTTTGGCGATGTTGTCATAATTGCTTGGCTGTCCGTTTGTTTGAACCAGTGTGGCCATGGGATCCATTGATGTCCCGGCACAGGGGAACGAGGTGATCAAGATCCCCACCTCCAACTATGAGTTTGGTGCCAACTTCATCAATCCTAGGGTTGTTCTCCTTTCCCTTTAAGCACGCTGTTGAGCATGTCTAGTTTAGCTTCATGTTCTCTACAGGGTCTCATTCATGTTTTTAATGGGGTTTCTTGGTAGATGATGCTCATGGGGAGGGTCTCGCATGAAGGGAGGGAGAACATTCGTGTCAAATATGACATAACGGACAACCTCGCTGTAAAGATAAATGCTCAGGTAATTTGTTTCAAACCGCCAGTAAAACTGATGATCATATGGGATCAATTTACTTGATACCATCTTGAAGTTCTTTTGTTGACCGATTTATTGCTCTTGCAGTTGACAAGTGAGCCCCATTACTCCCAGGGCATGTTTAATTTTGATTATAAGGTCAGTCTCTCTTTGTACAGATAGATCTCTGTTGGCGCGCAAGATATGGCCATTTGGTTTGATGGGCTATCATAGCAGTTGTATATTGCATTTTGTTTGTTTAACAATTAAATATGTATGGTATCTGATTCGTTTGTCTTATGAGGTAAATAAGTTAGTACTATTGCTGCTGCACTGCTTGTGGACATTGTGTATGGCAATGATAGAGATCATTAAACATGTTTTGCTCTgacattttttcttttacatcTTAGAAGGTCTGCTCATTCTCTCTTTGAATTAGATAAGTATATGGCTTGAGTTGTGTTGACATTAGTGAATGCTAATGAGTCATCTTAGGCAACCACTTGATGACATCGATGTATCGGCTGTATCCTAATTGCGTGTAGTGTTCCATGAATCATGATTGGGAAGTTTTCACAATCCCTTTTATCACATAACTTGCCTCTAGTATCTTTTTAACCTGAGTATGATCCTCAGCAGGTAGGTTTtcaatttttatttgttttcagTATAAGTTTGACAAAAAAAAGAGTAGAGATAGCCCCCTCCCCTCTCAAGTTTGTAGTTATGTTTTTAGGCTGGTGCATTTCGCGATGAGCGATACTTTTTTTATTActtactatttttctttttagaatTTTCAAATATTATGGTTTCACCTTCCAATCTGGCGTATCTTTTAATTCTTTGCTTTCTCTGCCTGAAAATGTGTTTTAATTAGTAACTTGATTGCTTTTCTACCCTTGATTACAGGGCAAAGATTTTAGAACTCAGATTCAAATTGGGAACAATGCCTTCTATGGAGCAAACTACATCCAAGTACATACTTCTATGTTTTCTCATAAAACCCTTCTAGCAATATATTGTGCTTAGTTATATTTGTGCCGCCTATTTGATGATAAACAGGTATTGCACTATTATCCACCTCCCTCGTTAAATATTTTAAACATATTTATGTTTTAACATTGTCTATGTCGCAGCATTTTTATAAAGTTATAAATAACATGAAAGTTTCCAAGTAATACATTTGCTGTAGTTACTGTTGAATGAAACATTACTATTTAGTAATGCTTTTCTAACTCCTACTTGTGAGTTGGCATACTACTACAAATTTGGTCAATTTGCTGTTCCTTTGCACGGGACGAGTGGAATGCGAAACAGAGATTTCACTCCCCTTTCATACTTTGAAAAAGTTGTTATTCGTGTTACAAGAAACCACTTGTGTTTCAAAGCAATATAACTCCTGAATAACCTTCTCAGTGCATTAAGCACTAATCTAGCACCCCAGACGACATGGCTGAATCAGTCAACAGTGTTATGCTTTTCCTTTGATTCTGTTGTTTGAACTGGAGGGTAGAAGGGATGGCAGATCTATACCTGCTTAAGGTCATGATGTACCGCCTATTTCGCTCATAGTCTCATGAGTCTGGGTTTAATCGAGATAGAAGGAAATTTCATGGAATCTGTCGAATACAAAGAAGTTAATTTCTTATAGAGTAGCTAACATGCTTGTTTTATCTTTTCATGATTAAGACACGATATTGAATCATTGTTTATTTCTTATGCATTTCAGAGTGTCACAAAGAACCTTTCCTTGGGAACTGAAGCCTTTTGGCTTGGTCAGCAGAGGAAATCTGGAGTTGGTGTTGTTGCTCGCTATGACACAAAGAAATGGGTAAGTTTCTTTGTGTACAACTTTAAACTACGCATATCCATGATGTCATCCACTATCAGATTGCATCGTAGAATTGACCAGTCTACATTTAGGAGCAATAGCTACTATTTTTCAGGGCTATTTCACTATTCGAAGAAGGATGCTCAAGTTTGAATCTGCTCAATTTATTCCATACTTAGAAGTTACTGACAACATTGATATTCAAGTTGCTAGAATTTTGGAAAGTATAGATTCTACCTTTAGTAATGAATTTGCTATTACTTTTGTTTTAGGCCTGAATCCCTGAGAGTACGAGAAAATAAACTAGTTCTTTAAAGGAATTCatcttaaaaaaaagtaaagccCAACTATAAACCTTTTCCGAGCACATGCATAAATGTTTTCTTAGTAGTTTCATAGTAGCATCACTTTAGGGTTTTGGATTGGCTTGAATATTCCAATTCATGTGATTTCCCCACCTCTCCTGTAAACTCCTGGTAGCAATCAAGTAATACAtgtttgattttgtaatctACTAATCATATATCAATCGGATTTTctcatacttttttttttgaaaaaaaaatgctctTCTAGGAAATTCTAGTACTGCACTTAGTTGAAGCTAAAAATGTGCATGGACGCTGCACCATAGTTTTTTTTCAGAAGGTCTTAAGCTTGTATATTCTTGTAATTGATCAATGGTATCAGGTTATTTGGTTGTGTTTAGCATCATTTTATGACTTGGAAAAATTGATCTACCTCATTCATTAAATGTAACAAGAGTGTCAGAACTCATCTTGGTAGAACACACACTATTGGCACAAGACAGTTGGATGGTTTGATATACATTAAGTTGGGGAATAAATATTTTGATCTGCACTGATGAAGCTTTATCACATATATGTGCAGGTCGCAACTGGGCAAATTGCAACCACTGGAATGGTTGCTCTTAGTTATGTTCAGAAAGTATCTGAAAAGGTTAGAGTTCGTTCATATCATTTTTTACTGCttgaccttttttttctttgtgagCAGCTTCATTCCATAGCTTCTTTGTACAGGTTTCCCTTGCATCTGATTTCATGTACAATCAAATGTCAAAGGATGTAACAGCAACTTTTGGTTACGATTATATACTGAGACAGGTAACCTTGTTTTCTTGACACCTCTGTTCCATGCTTCAAAGTGATATTGGCACATAAAAGTTACAGAAATGCTTGAGCATATCCTTTTTTTTGTGAGAGTTAAAAGCTTCACCACTTAGCACAGGTTTTGCATtctttttgtctttcttttcttttctttcctttcctttttctttgctTAGAAAGTTAGTTGACATCACATGAAATCAACTTGCAGTGTCGATTGAGGGGGAAGCTGGATACCAATGGTGTGATTTCTGCTCTTCTGGAGGAACGATTGACTCCAGGCGTTACTTTTCAATTGTCTGCTGAGGTAAGCCTGAGGACCTCACTCTACTATTTAGTATATGTTACTGTTTGACTGCTGTGACTCAATTAATATATTAGCATATGTACATACATTGGTACAACTCGAGTACAGCTCATCCAAAAGTTGAAATCACTTGGATGGAGAGTTCAAATGCATCAGATGGTCTAGATGCATGTTTGTACTTGAGTTGTACTCAAAAGCATTTCCCTTAGCATGAGTGGGGAATAAACCTGAATTAATTAACTGGAAGTGGTAGAAACTTGAGATGAAATATAGATGCACCCAGCACCCATGGTTCAAAACAGAGTAGAACTATACCCAAAGGAAAAGGTTTTCTTGTACCTCAACCCTGGGCACCTGATGGCCTTTAGTTGTATCCAGTAGAAATGATGTGGTTCCCTGAATGAAGGGTTCTCCTGTACTGGCAGGCAACTGCTCCAATAGATGGTCAGCTTATTATGTTTTTTAAGTTGGATCTCTAAACTTCGATAATTTCTGGATACAAGTTCCTAGCAATACTGCTTGTTCTCCTAATTTTAACATATATCAGCATTCAGTTCCATATTGAAAGGACAACTTAAAAAATAGTGGCTGATTTTATCCTACAATCTCTTGCAGATTGACCATTGGAAGAAAGACTACAAGTTTGGGTTCGGTATGGCTGTCGGAGAGTAAGACTCGAGCAGTTCATCGAGGACACATGTACAATTATAGTTGTTGGCATTCGTCGACAGGGATTAAGACGATTCTAGTTTTGTTGCATTTATTTGTCTCCAGCTCTTCGTTTAGCGGCTATGGCCGGATGGCCATGGACAGAGGCACCTTTCGAAGTTTTGATTTCACTGGGCTCTTGAGTAGATTGATGTAACTATGCGCCTGTGTTAAACTAGAACAGGGGAAGCCTGAATAGATGTCACTCCTACCTGAGTAGACTGCTTTTATGGCGTTAGGATTCTCGCTGTTGAATGCTTAGATCCTAGGACAGTGATTTCGAACTTCATTTCCTTGATGCAAGGTCTTAGTCCATGGATTGACACCATGGAGGTATGGACCCTTTATTATATATATTTGCACCTTTATATTTCGCACGAGATATACGAAATAAAGACATGGCCGGCTTCGGGAACAAGTTACGGTCAAATGCAGAAAATGTAGTCCGCCAAGCTGACAAAATCATAAGCCAAGCTGGCATTCCTCATCGGCGAGGCCACCCTCGGTCCATGTAGACAACCAGGGAGGGGGGAAAAAATGTGCATGTCATCAGCGCAGTGCAACTGAAATCCTGTCGAAAACAGCTATTGTTGCAGCTGTAAATCCTTCGACACGACAATGTTGATTCATGCATAGTCTGAGTTATATCGCTGTAAATCCCCGTTTCTGCCTATTACTGCGTGTGAGTCCGGCGCGTGTTCGCCCTCGGTGCGTAGCGTCAAGCCTACGCAGGCAGCACAAACCGGGCCCCACTTGCCGAGTTAAGCGTGAGCGTCGTCCTTGCCAGCGGAAGAAAtcgacctcctcctcttcgcAATCGTCGCCTTCTCATCTGCGTCTTTAGCACCGTGGATCCTGCGTGCTATCCATCGTCAGGTGATgtctcctctttctcttctaCGTATCAGCCCATGGCCTTTCTATCGCTCGTATCACTCTGTTCCCTGTCAGCATTCTCTTAACCACCGCATTACCTGCATTTGTTTTATCGTGTCGTAATgttggaccgaagatgtgatgCAGGTGCTCTGAATCTCTGATAGCTCAACCGCATGATTGATTGATCTCTAACTACATGATCAAAATAGACATTGTACCCTCTCGGTTGTTCTGATTCTCTAAGATGTATACTGCTGCTCTGATTTTGTTGGTTCGTGGTCACCTAAGGTGGTGAGTAATCTAGTACAGTAGGACAGATAGGTTTTGCAAGGATAGCTTTTAAGTAAAATTGATAAGTATGGATCTACTCCTGCTTGCTTTCTTTGCCATGCGCTATTTAGAACTTGGGATCAGAGGGGTATGCAAGCGCTTCCTACTATTGCTCACAGCTGACAAAGCTAGAACAACTATTTTGTTACACTGGAAGCTATACTAATCAAGAGGACTTTTGATTCATATCTGACACTAGGATTCTTACTGTATGGTTCTACTGCCTGCTACTGAATGTAAACTGCTGCAGATAATTACATCATGTTATAACCCAATTTGATTCAGGTCAAGATGAAAGGGTGTATAACAGCTACAAAGAAAAGTGTGACTCTAGGAAACAAGCAAAAGGTAATGTATGGTGATGGAAAATGTATACCGAAGAAATGGTGTGAGGATAAGAAAGCACTGATGTAGCAGATAAATACGGAGCACAGATAAGTACAATTGCCACATACTAGAAGAGATAAGAATGAAGGTTGATTTTGCCGACCTCCCCTCCATTCTGATATTTGTTAAACTATGTCTTCTTGTGTTACATTGATAGTCGGAGTTCCGTATATCTTGGACATGCACCTGTGCCCAGACCTTTATTTCAGTGAATCTATATCATTTGCAAACATACTTGGGATTAGTTCCTCAATAGTACCTATCTCCATGACTCCATCCAGGCACTACATATTGTGCTACTGGAATTTATGAAGTTCAGTTCTCTTCTTGCTCATCTGTAGCCTTTGATGgtaatattcttttttttttttgcaaatctgTATGATATGGGAATCATTATACTAAGAGATTTGATGGGGCACATTATGTTTTAGATTTTGTTTTCTACAATTGGATCTAGGAAAACATTTGGTTTCCCTCCTGATTTTACTTCTGTGGTGATAGCACTAGAGCAGTAGGGATACTTTGGTTACCAACTGAAACTATATAGATGATTAGATTTGGCAACTTATTTGCAGTCTGAAGATGTAATACATGTCACCTTCAGTATTTTCAGCTTTCATACCTCTGGTAGAATTAAAATTGGATTCAGACGTGTGCTTCCAACAGTAGAGCAATAGGGATATTTTTCTTAACAAATGGAACACTAGCTTTGCCAATTAGTTTGTAGCCCAAAGATGCAAAGTGCTGATACATTTACTTTTAGTATCACCTTTCATACCTACAGTAGAATTGGGTTACAGACGTGTATTTCCATATTGCTCTGACTTATATAATTTTTAGAGGACACATGATGGACATATGCCTGCCCTGCGCCTCAACACATGCAGATTGTTCCATGCCATTCATGGTTTTGAAATAGCTGCCTCTTCATATATCAAAACTTGTGAACATATATACTATGTAATTGAAAATACTTGCTTTGTGTGTGTGCATGCGTGTGTTCCTGCATATAGATACAGAAATATGATTGCCCAGGCTTCTCTTCGTAAAAGTAGCTTTTGATCGTTTGGCTGGAAAAAGGTATCTGCCTAATGGCATGTGGCTGCTAAGTTATGTCTTACGTGTTTTCTACTGAAGCCATTTTTATGCAATTGGTAATGGCAAAGCAGGCATGATTGCCCACATACTTGAACAACAATGTCATTGCATTGCCTATTGGATTTAAACAAAATGAAAACAGTAGTAGCAGACAAACATGGTACTGTGCAGACATTTCTGATAAAACAGCTTGCATTTTTACTGTATTACATACATTATGAAAGAACGAAATGCAAATGTATGACAGGTTTTGGTTTACCAAAACTAACCTTCAGTATCTTCTCTTTTGTATTTACTGAATTGTTCTTTCATGCAGAGGCCTTTGGGGTCTTCACAGGATGTTCTCGTATCAACGTCAACCAGAATACCAGGGCACACACCAGAGCACTGTGTAATGTCTACTTTTTTTTCCAGAGGAAATGTAACTGACTAGAAggtataaaaaaattattcctTTGTAATTATTTATTTTCAATTTCTCATTTTGTAAGATTGTTTGCCAAACCAATACAATGCAAAGACAGCCGTAGTTGTCTTCTGGAACCAGTACGCCGACAACTTCCAAGCTGAACgctattttttttagataaaggaataaGTATTATTCCGGCCTCTATGAAACGGCTATTATTACAAAGAAACACACTTGCTTTAAGCGAATTTAAACAGAATCAACAGATTAGAGGCAAAGTGTAGTACTAAACTGCCACCCATTCTTCGCAAAAATCTCTATGACTGTCAACTCCAAAGCTCGACAAGCCCCTGGAATAGTGTCCCGATCCTCCTCCTTTTGAAGTAGAGCCTAAAAATCCAGCATGTGGCCTTAACAAGCTGAACGCTATAATGCAGATTGATGCTCATGTGCGGTTTGTTTTCTTTATTCAGACGCACTCACTAACATAATAATAGCAGCTAGCCAAACTATAAACAAACGACTCAATCACCAGGCCTATGCATGCGtccccccgcccgccgcctgagATCAACGCGTACAGCCACAGCGGGCGCGCCACTTTTCCTAGTATTTCAATAAGGCTTGGCAATGCACACATCTGCCTCATTTCATTTGTTTGCATTATCACACTATCATATAGACAAATAGGGGTATAGCGTGACTGAGAAAAAACGTAGAATCCAACAGTTGATCCGGTCTTTGGAGGAACGTCAGTGAAATAAATTCTATCTACTGCTACAATGCTTTCGTGATTATTACATGCAATTCTTTGACTGATTGCATTTTTAAAAGAATTTCCGAACTGCAAGAAATGTGACAAAATTATTTGACGGTCTGAAACCGTGTTAAACGCCCAAGGAAGTTCGAGGTGCTGCCAGTTAACCTCTTAAAACTAAAGCTCCTCTCAATATGCGACAAAAAAATTTGGCAGACGAAAACAATCAGAAGGAAAGAACCACATCTGATTCTCAGATGTAATCGCAGACTGCGTTGGTGAATTCTGATGTAGATGCCTTTCCACCAAGATCAGCAGTTCTGTACTTCCCATCTGCGATGGTCTGGAGGATGGCCTTGTGGATCCGGTCCGCTTTGTCATTGAATTGCAAGTGGCGCAACATCATGACAGCACTCAGCATAAGAGCAGTCGGGTTCGCAAGGTTCTGGAAAGAATGAACAAACCATCCAGTACGGTTAAATACTACATTGAGACGTTAACAGGAGGAACATGCCAGACAACTTTCAGGTCTAGAGGAAGCATTAAGGTGTATATCTAAACAAGTATAGTAACTAGTATAGTAAAGTAATGAACTGCATCGAAACATTACACAGAATCATGAATCAAGAAGTGACGCTACTGATTCCCTAACACAAAAGAAGCCAGAGGCAAACACAATAAATTATGGTAAAAAGGGGATATTGTTTAAAGACCAACTCACCTTGCCAGCAATATCAGGAGCAGAACCATGAACAGCTTCTGCCAGACAAATGCCACCTTCACCAATATTGCAACTGGGAAACAAACAAACAGATGTAAGCCTTCGCCATATCAATGCTCAAATTGACTGAACTTGATAGAAGCTAGTCTACCTGGGTGTTAGGCCCAAGCCTCCAATCAAACCAGCACATAGATCACTAATAATGTCACCATAAAGATTCGGCATCACTAATACATCAAAAAGACCAGGATTCTTCACAAGCTGCAAGCAGATGCAGTTCATAATCAGTTGAGTCATTGCGCTGCTAGAACAATAAGAAAGATAATTGATTCCAAACAGCACAAGCCTGATGATTCAGGCAGGCTGCCAATATCACGAGCGCCCCAACAATCAACAAAACAATGGATACAATCGACTCATAGAACATACCGTCATACAGCAATTGTCGATGATGACCTCCTCATATTGAATTTCAGGGTACTTCTCTGCCACTTCACGGCAACACTACAAGCAAAACCAAAGTGAACAAAACATAACCtctcaagaaaaaagaagaaatgtaGCCCATGCCTCCATGGTTAAAAAGAAGGAACAACAGTAGGTCACAAACCTTCAGGAAAAGGCCATCCGTCTTCCTCATAATATTGGCTTTGTGGATCGCAGAGACCCTTTCCCGGCCATTGGCCTTGGCATAATGGAAAGCATACTCTGCCACTCTCAAACTAGCTTGGCGGGTAatgattttcaaactttcaACAACACCTCTCACAACCTGGAGAAAAATCAGCGCACAATGAAAAAGAGTCCAGCTCAGAATAATAGAAGCAACGTGTATTTAAGAAAGCCTACCTGATGCTCAAGACCACTATACTCTCCTTCAGTATTTTCACGAATTGTCACAAGGTTAACATCATCATATCTGGTCTTGTAGCCTGGGAGGCTGTTGCAAGGTCTGACATTGGCGTAAAGCCCAAGTTCTTTCCTTAATGTAAGATTCAAAGATCGATGGCCCTTTCCAATAGGTGTAGCCATAGGTCCTTTCAAACCAACTTTGTTTTTACGCACCGACTCCAGGCTTTCCCATGTCAAGAAACTCTCTGTTCTGGGATCAACTTCTGTACCAACATAATGTTCTTCCCATTCTATTGGTACACCTGCAACATTGAATACCTGGAATAGCAAAAAAAAACGAAAATATTA
This window encodes:
- the LOC101780948 gene encoding isocitrate dehydrogenase [NAD] catalytic subunit 5, mitochondrial, whose translation is MALRRLLQGSVLPRVTGRSFAPAVAPFSTEAGETVRATLFPGDGIGPEIAESVKQVFNVAGVPIEWEEHYVGTEVDPRTESFLTWESLESVRKNKVGLKGPMATPIGKGHRSLNLTLRKELGLYANVRPCNSLPGYKTRYDDVNLVTIRENTEGEYSGLEHQVVRGVVESLKIITRQASLRVAEYAFHYAKANGRERVSAIHKANIMRKTDGLFLKCCREVAEKYPEIQYEEVIIDNCCMTLVKNPGLFDVLVMPNLYGDIISDLCAGLIGGLGLTPSCNIGEGGICLAEAVHGSAPDIAGKNLANPTALMLSAVMMLRHLQFNDKADRIHKAILQTIADGKYRTADLGGKASTSEFTNAVCDYI
- the LOC101780547 gene encoding mitochondrial import receptor subunit TOM40-1, giving the protein MGSSVSHAAPPPPPPPDSYGPPPPFAAAEAAAPPKPHEEEVAEPKVDYLNLPCPVPYEEIQREAFMALKPDLFEGMRFDFTKMISPYFALSHSVAMGSIDVPAQGNEVIKIPTSNYEFGANFINPRMMLMGRVSHEGRENIRVKYDITDNLAVKINAQLTSEPHYSQGMFNFDYKGKDFRTQIQIGNNAFYGANYIQSVTKNLSLGTEAFWLGQQRKSGVGVVARYDTKKWVATGQIATTGMVALSYVQKVSEKVSLASDFMYNQMSKDVTATFGYDYILRQCRLRGKLDTNGVISALLEERLTPGVTFQLSAEIDHWKKDYKFGFGMAVGE